Proteins encoded together in one Leptospira kmetyi serovar Malaysia str. Bejo-Iso9 window:
- a CDS encoding DUF1318 domain-containing protein, with protein sequence MKRKTLNQNILIFLFLIPFFLVAVSGCIIKSPLITFTQTQTSSEKQMIGEDRILEKDGWLISSIKTSSAGSEVWKKDFSGDNYAGGDKNILISLRALAYLAPEIKTWKEEGFLAEGLDGKLRINPATSEAGIKNELSKKEIKARIDSLVALANEHRSKVIAFRSNPDSKAPNKENAEHLKNHLEQTWYRLVEKGEYYEKSPGKWIRKE encoded by the coding sequence ATGAAACGTAAAACTCTAAATCAGAACATTCTAATATTCTTATTTTTAATTCCGTTTTTCCTTGTTGCCGTATCGGGCTGTATCATCAAATCGCCTCTGATTACGTTCACTCAGACCCAAACCTCCTCCGAAAAACAGATGATCGGAGAGGATCGGATTCTGGAAAAAGACGGTTGGCTTATCTCTTCAATCAAAACTTCCTCCGCGGGTTCCGAGGTTTGGAAAAAGGATTTTTCCGGCGATAACTACGCGGGAGGAGATAAGAATATTCTAATATCCTTAAGGGCTCTTGCTTATCTCGCGCCCGAAATCAAAACCTGGAAAGAGGAAGGTTTTTTAGCGGAGGGTCTCGACGGAAAACTCAGGATCAATCCCGCAACTTCCGAAGCGGGGATTAAAAACGAACTTTCCAAAAAAGAGATCAAAGCGCGGATCGATTCTCTTGTGGCTCTTGCCAACGAACACAGAAGTAAGGTGATCGCTTTCCGATCGAATCCGGATTCCAAAGCGCCTAACAAGGAAAATGCGGAACATCTTAAGAACCATCTCGAACAAACCTGGTATCGCCTTGTGGAAAAGGGCGAATACTACGAAAAATCTCCCGGCAAATGGATTCGCAAGGAGTAG
- a CDS encoding LIC_11026 family protein: METFKRHFQKHRRLYFSLLSLLIIYKLAFNRFTGQLVVSKILQGSIQGTASFTVTKFSLLYGITLENLLLKSDSSFEERPVLSVKELDLSYNLPWIFFGRAKLSRIAVVGLQIGLRQKKGEWNLAKLFASSKEEPKREEAPSSPLEEISTYVPVSAYLGLELKDIFVHVVSDSGASSYKAGIDGFNLALELDTVRFRKIPLNVRILQLIDVIRFRMNPEKTVRIYFEDDSKSLDQPFRLGLELSRDDSVPGGLLISKADIGSDSVPIRVRNQLLAPFGFGLKYQLGYLEKEDKLKLESLELKVNQDVWLSGAGEISGVSSKERNVQFSIRNSSIRLKPLSDFLSTIPGIPKMVLDGELRLAPITVSGKDTRLKLSADISAKDLLISTGGKNHRIPELKLVADSILHPLTEESPNASKPIPLLENLELKEFLVTYNGIQLAATGSIRHGTELDLDLAVQNLNLTDYVKTLNGILGLQMKIGGTFRSLNVNGSVQLAGFRFPMGRGKSSPIPANLDLKSQIQFGKPFVPDLIRLDSLSLVTKGVEGKESLSIASNGTMYLTKGFRMNLPSLVLKTELDRLTPTLPLSLRESLVPVRNNLGNKITLTGGVDYSIVDGAQSILGKLLFDLPGIQVRDLKADLDVKIAKDSSISLPRFDLSAFESKFRMDVSGNLRNASKGEEGVFGDLIPDLKGSIVLKSDKTTYLFKGISFEGLFAIQFRLKNSIANGSLVSKNSNFGYANAFCPGEDCKLYQIEGLNAEFPFVHDLSVKTTQNLIDGNKEKFIKTYGRIPVPNLTIKQIVGTHPSISGIPFDYVKPRNGQPGLSARIDYSENFLKLEYLKVFTLDGLVNGKDILVNVGEGKPEKMEFSAVVQIKDIDLKQLLPPKSRSKIDDGKIKADLNVSGRNLADPIPNINLFFSVFQIGQDFAKSAVNIFTPSNIFTDFIYNSYAVDKIEVELSKGLVYAVIQFKRSILNTIINLENSQISQQRMPLANFLKRARSEIDTYQ, translated from the coding sequence GTGGAAACTTTCAAACGTCATTTCCAAAAACATAGACGACTCTACTTTTCTCTACTTAGTCTATTAATTATTTACAAACTCGCATTCAACCGGTTTACGGGCCAACTCGTAGTATCCAAGATTCTGCAAGGTTCCATACAAGGAACCGCGAGTTTTACGGTAACGAAATTCTCGCTTCTCTACGGAATCACTCTCGAAAATCTTCTTCTCAAATCGGACTCGAGCTTCGAAGAACGACCGGTTCTTTCCGTAAAGGAGTTGGATCTTTCCTACAATCTCCCTTGGATCTTTTTCGGAAGAGCCAAACTTTCCAGAATCGCGGTCGTGGGTTTGCAGATCGGTCTCAGACAAAAAAAGGGAGAATGGAACCTCGCAAAACTTTTCGCTTCCTCCAAAGAAGAACCGAAACGGGAAGAAGCTCCTTCCTCGCCGCTGGAAGAGATTTCGACTTACGTGCCCGTAAGCGCTTATCTCGGACTCGAACTCAAAGACATCTTCGTTCACGTCGTATCGGACTCGGGCGCGTCCTCTTACAAAGCGGGGATCGACGGTTTTAATCTCGCTTTGGAATTGGATACGGTACGATTTCGAAAAATTCCGTTGAACGTGCGGATTCTTCAGCTAATCGACGTTATACGCTTTCGGATGAATCCCGAAAAAACGGTGCGGATTTATTTCGAAGACGATTCCAAATCCTTGGACCAACCGTTTCGACTCGGTCTCGAGTTGTCCCGAGACGATTCCGTTCCCGGCGGTTTGTTGATCTCGAAAGCGGATATCGGTTCGGATTCGGTTCCGATTCGTGTTCGCAATCAGCTTTTGGCTCCGTTCGGATTCGGACTCAAATATCAACTCGGTTATCTGGAAAAAGAGGACAAACTCAAACTCGAAAGTCTCGAACTCAAGGTCAACCAGGACGTTTGGTTGTCGGGTGCGGGAGAAATTTCGGGAGTTTCCTCCAAGGAAAGAAACGTTCAGTTTTCGATCCGGAATTCATCCATTCGTTTAAAACCTTTATCCGATTTTTTGTCCACGATCCCCGGAATTCCGAAGATGGTTTTGGACGGAGAATTGCGTTTGGCTCCGATCACCGTTTCGGGTAAGGACACGCGTTTAAAGTTGAGCGCGGATATTTCCGCAAAGGATCTTTTGATTTCCACCGGCGGAAAAAATCATAGGATTCCCGAGTTAAAACTCGTGGCGGATTCCATTCTTCATCCGCTTACGGAAGAATCGCCTAACGCGAGTAAGCCGATTCCGCTTCTGGAGAATCTGGAACTCAAGGAATTTTTAGTAACCTACAACGGAATACAGTTGGCCGCGACGGGAAGTATTCGTCACGGAACGGAACTCGACCTGGATCTTGCGGTTCAGAACTTAAATCTTACCGATTACGTAAAAACACTGAACGGAATTTTGGGTCTTCAGATGAAGATCGGAGGAACATTCCGTTCTTTGAATGTGAACGGTTCGGTCCAGCTCGCGGGTTTTCGTTTTCCGATGGGAAGAGGAAAGTCTTCTCCGATTCCGGCCAACTTGGATTTGAAATCTCAGATTCAATTCGGAAAACCGTTCGTTCCCGATCTGATCCGCTTGGATTCTCTTTCTCTCGTTACGAAAGGTGTGGAAGGAAAGGAATCTCTTTCGATCGCTTCGAACGGAACGATGTATCTTACGAAAGGGTTTCGGATGAATCTTCCTTCTCTCGTTTTAAAAACGGAGTTGGATCGTTTGACTCCTACCTTACCACTTTCTCTTCGAGAAAGTCTGGTTCCGGTCCGCAATAATCTCGGAAACAAAATCACTCTTACGGGCGGGGTAGATTATTCGATCGTGGACGGGGCGCAATCGATTTTAGGGAAACTTCTTTTTGACTTACCCGGAATTCAGGTTCGAGATTTAAAAGCGGATCTCGACGTAAAGATCGCAAAGGATTCTTCCATCAGTTTGCCTCGGTTCGATCTTTCCGCGTTCGAATCCAAGTTTAGAATGGATGTAAGCGGTAATCTAAGAAATGCTTCCAAGGGAGAAGAGGGAGTTTTCGGCGATTTGATTCCCGATCTGAAAGGAAGTATCGTTTTAAAATCCGATAAAACGACTTATCTTTTTAAGGGAATCAGCTTCGAGGGGCTTTTTGCGATTCAGTTCCGTTTAAAAAATTCGATCGCGAACGGAAGTCTCGTTTCCAAAAATTCAAACTTCGGTTATGCGAACGCGTTTTGTCCCGGCGAGGATTGTAAACTCTATCAGATCGAAGGATTGAACGCTGAGTTTCCCTTCGTTCACGATCTTTCCGTGAAAACGACTCAGAATCTGATCGACGGAAACAAGGAAAAGTTTATCAAAACCTACGGAAGAATTCCGGTTCCGAATCTGACGATCAAACAAATCGTCGGAACACATCCTTCCATCAGCGGAATTCCCTTCGACTACGTAAAACCCAGAAACGGTCAGCCCGGTTTGTCCGCGAGAATCGACTATTCGGAGAATTTTCTTAAATTAGAATATTTGAAAGTGTTCACGTTAGACGGTCTTGTCAACGGAAAGGATATTCTCGTGAACGTCGGCGAGGGAAAACCGGAAAAGATGGAATTCAGCGCGGTCGTTCAGATCAAGGACATCGATCTAAAACAACTTCTTCCCCCGAAAAGCAGATCCAAGATAGACGACGGTAAGATCAAGGCCGATCTGAACGTCTCGGGAAGAAATCTCGCCGATCCGATTCCGAACATCAATCTTTTCTTCAGCGTTTTTCAGATCGGTCAGGATTTCGCGAAAAGCGCGGTAAACATATTTACTCCTTCGAACATTTTTACGGATTTTATCTACAACAGTTACGCGGTGGACAAGATCGAAGTGGAACTTTCCAAGGGGCTCGTCTACGCGGTCATCCAGTTCAAACGCTCCATTTTAAATACGATCATCAATTTGGAAAACAGCCAGATCTCCCAGCAGAGAATGCCTCTCGCCAATTTCTTGAAGCGGGCAAGATCCGAAATCGACACGTATCAGTGA